CCGAGGTTGGTAGGGTCGAAGTCAGGCCATTCCCCGCATGCAGGACGTGGCATCGAGCACATTCGAGGGTGATCCCCCATAGACCTGACGTGCGCCGGAGTCGGGAGTGGGGAATAATCACCGGGACGGCGAATGGTTGGGCTTCCGGCATCCCGGCCCGCACATGCCCCTTCCGAAAGGACTTCCGAATGAACAGTACGGCGGCTCGCGCCGAAGGAGTCACGAAGGTGTACGGGTGGGGCGACACCCGCGTCACGGCGCTCGACGACATATCCGTGGCGTTCGCCCGAGGCGAGTTCACCGCGGTGATGGGACCGTCCGGGTCGGGCAAGTCGACGCTCATGCACTGCATGGCCGGCCTCGACTCGGTGACGGAGGGCTCTGTGTTCATCGGGGACCAGGACCTGTCGACGCTGAGCGACCGGCAGCTCACGAAGCTCCGCCGGGAGCGGATCGGCTTCATCTTTCAGGCCTACAACCTGGTCCCCACCCTGTCCGCCAGCGAGAACATCACCCTTCCCCTCGACCTGGCCGGCACGAAAGTCGACCAGTCCTGGTTCGATTCGGTCGTGGAAACCCTCGGTGTGGCGGACCGGCTCAAGCACCGCCCGTCCGAGCTGTCGGGCGGCCAGCAGCAGCGGGTGGCGGCAGCCCGAGCCATGGTCTCCCGGCCGGAACTGATCTTCGCCGATGAGCCGAGCGGCAACCTCGACTCCAGGGCCAGCGCCGATCTGCTCGCCTTCCTCCGG
The genomic region above belongs to bacterium and contains:
- a CDS encoding ABC transporter ATP-binding protein, with protein sequence MNSTAARAEGVTKVYGWGDTRVTALDDISVAFARGEFTAVMGPSGSGKSTLMHCMAGLDSVTEGSVFIGDQDLSTLSDRQLTKLRRERIGFIFQAYNLVPTLSASENITLPLDLAGTKVDQSWFDSVVETLGVADRLKHRPSELSGGQQQRVAAARAMVSRPELIFADEPSGNLDSRASADLLAFLRSAVKEHAQTIVMVTHDANAAGYADRIVFLADGRVVDSMEDPNPERILDRLKSLEY